One part of the Dysidea avara chromosome 10, odDysAvar1.4, whole genome shotgun sequence genome encodes these proteins:
- the LOC136268023 gene encoding uncharacterized protein, which yields MNSVKNSRESSDSTLLSTWSQIVSSHSSVDHASDASETTESSAMRRLEAEGDVCGFDHDVAGGDGRYYDAEDNVWSLDDSSVAVGDRILDAESNIPGFVNQDHSVMEDETMLSNDAEGYAQSLMCHTGKDHKLLDVEGNVLAKPKGVMELEYDSQLLGTENHIEGCNNAEGEPDDILDTGILLLAECDVPGSSLDGKHPSELNVMQLKRWLVCRGAPTNGKKPELIERVCDFIKYGWDLYLIDPDDGINVKNKLQSVSAKHRNFLDENLLQSVPKARQSMDQGYTQMS from the exons ATGAACAGTGTGAAGAATTCAAGAGAAAGTTCAG ATTCTACCTTGCTGTCCACCTGGAGTCAAATTGTTAGTAGTCACAGTTCAGTAGATCATGCCAGTGATGCCAGTGAGACCACTGAGAGTAGTGCCATGAGAAGGCTTG AAGCTGAAGGTGATGTTTGTGGCTTTGATCATGATGTAGCAGGTGGTGACGGAAGATATTATG ATGCTGAAGATAATGTCTGGAGTCTTGATGATAGCAGTGTTGCAGTAGGTGACAGAATTCTCG ATGCTGAAAGTAACATTCCTGGCTTTGTAAACCAAGATCACAGTGTGATGGAGGATGAAACAATGCTATCCAATG ATGCTGAAGGTTATGCCCAAAGTCTTATGTGTCACACAGGAAAGGATCACAAATTGCTTG ATGTAGAAGGTAATGTCCTAGCAAAACCTAAGGGTGTGATGGAACTTGAGTATGATAGCCAATTATTGGGAACTGAGAACCATATCGAGGGCTGTAATAATGCTGAAGGAGAACCTGATGATATTTTGGATACTGGTATTCTATTGCTGGCAGAGTGTGATGTTCCTGGCTCTTCGCTGGATGGTAAACATCCATCTGAATTGAATGTTATGCAGTTGAAAAGATGGCTTGTTTGCCGTGGGGCACCAACTAATGGGAAAAAGCCAGAACTGATTGAAAG AGTTTGTGATTTCATTAAATATGGATGGGACCTATATCTGATTGATCCAGATGATGGCATAAACGTTAAGAATAAGTTACAATCCGTATCTGCAAAGCATAGAAATTTTCTTGATGAAAACCTATTACAGTCAGTACCAAAAGCTAGACAATCAATGGACCAAGGATATACACAAATGTCCTAA